DNA from Diaphorobacter limosus:
CGCTCCCCCAGTTCCGCGCTCATGCCGCAACCTCTGTGGCAAAGCCCTTGAAGCCGCCCTTTTTCAGATGCACCATGAGCAGCGAGATGGCAGCCGGCGTCACGCCCGCAATGCGCGAGGCCTGGCCCAGCGTCTCGGGGCGGTACTTCTGCAGCGCCTGGCGCACCTCAATGGACAGGGCCGCCACCTGCATGTAGTCCAGATCATCGGGCAGGCACAGCTTCTCGAAATGCGCGGCGCGCTGCACCTCGTCCTTTTGCCGGTCTATGTAGCCGGAATACTTGGCGGCAATCTCCACCTGCTCAACCACCGGCGCGCTCAGATCGCCCAGGGTTTCACGTGAAACAGCACTGCTGGCGTACTTGCCACCGTCCAGGCTCATGAGGCTGGCGTAGCCCACGTCCGGGCGGCGCAGCAGGTCGAACAGGTTGTACTCATGCTCTATGGCCTTGCCCAGCACGCGCTCGGACTCGGCCGCGGCGAGGATGCGCGGGTTCACCCAGGTGGCTTTCAGGCGCTCGGTTTCACGTGAAACCGCATCGCGTTTGCGGCTGAATGCATCCCAGCGCGCGTCGTCCACCAGGCCCATGCGGCGCCCGGCCTCGGTCAGGCGCATGTCGGCGTTGTCCTCGCGCAGCTGCAGGCGGAACTCGGCACGGCTGGTGAACATGCGGTAGGGCTCGGTCACGCCCTTGGTGATCAGGTCATCGACCAGCACGCCCAGGTAGGCCTCATCGCGCGCCGGCAGCCAGGGCGCCTGGCCGCGGCATTGCAGGGCGGCATTCAGGCCGGCAAACAGGCCTTGGGCGGCGGCCTCCTCGTAGCCCGTGGTGCCGTTGATCTGGCCGGCAAAAAACAGGCCCTGGATCGCCCGCGTCTCGAAGCTGCTCTTGAGCGCACGCGGGTCAAAGTAGTCGTACTCGATGGCGTAGCCCGGGCGCAGGATATGGGCGTTCTCCAAACCCTTCATGCTGCGCACCAGCGCCAGCTGGATGTCGAACGGCAGGCTGGTGGAGATGCCGTTGGGGTAGAACTCGTGCGTGGTCAGCCCCTCGGGCTCCAGGAAGATCTGGTGGCTCTCCTTGTCGGCAAAGCGGTTGATCTTGTCCTCCACGCTGGGGCAATAGCGCGGGCCCACGCCCTCGATCTTGCCGGTGAACATGGGGCTGCGGTCAAAGCCGCTCTTGATGATCTCGTGGGTGCGCGCGTTGGTGTGCGTGATCCAGCAGGGCACTTGGCGCGGGTGCATGGCCCTGCTGCCCATGAAGCTGAACACCGGCACCTGGCCCTCGTTCACGCCACCGGGCATGCCGTCGCCGGGCTGCTCTTCGCACTGGGCAAAGTCGATGCTGCGTCCGTCGATGCGCGGCGGCGTGCCGGTCTTGAGGCGCCCCTGGGGCAGCCGCAGCTCTTTGAGCCGCGCCGACAGGGAGACGGCCGGCGGATCCCCTGCCCGCCCGGCCGCATAGTTGTTCAGGCCGACATGAATCTTGCCGTCCAGGAAGGTGCCGGCCGTCAGCACCACGGTGCGGGCGCGGAACTGCAGGCCAATCTGCGTGACGGCGCCCACCACACGGTCACCCTCCACCATCAAGTCGTCCACCGCCTGCTGGAACAGCCACAGCTTCGGCTGGTTCTCCAGCATGCGGCGAATCGCCGCCTTGTACAGGATGCGGTCGGCCTGCGCCCGCGTGGCGCGCACCGCCGGGCCCTTGCTGCTGTTCAAGATGCGGAACTGGATGCCTGCCTCGTCGGTGGCCAGCGCCATGGCGCCGCCCAGCGCGTCCACCTCTTTCACCAGATGGCCCTTGCCAATGCCGCCAATGCTGGGGTTGCAGCTCATCTGCCCCAGTGTCTCGATGTTGTGCGTGAGCAGCAGCGTGGCGCAGCCCATGCGCGCGGCGGCCAGCGCGGCCTCGGTGCCGGCGTGGCCACCGCCGACGACGATGACATCAAATTCCTGGGGGTACAGCATGAGGGGGCTCGGTGACGGGAAAACCCGCAATTTTCCCATCTTTGCCACAGCCCTGCCCGGTTGCGATGTTTCACGTGAAACCCTCGCCGCAGTCCGGCACGGTGGCTGTGCTCCAATCCACCCCATGAAACTACTCGTCTTCGCGGGCAGCACCCGCCAACAATCGTTCAACCGGCGCCTGGCGCGCATCGCCGCCGATCTGGGCCGCGAGGCCGGCGCCGAGGCCACCTTGCTGGAGTTGTCGGAGCTGGACATCCCCATGTACAACGCCGATCTGGAGGCACGCGGAACCCCTGCCGACGTGATCCGGCTCAAGGAAGTTCTGGACGCGCACCCTGCCTGGATCATCTGCTCGCCCGAATACAACGGCAGCTACACCGGCCTGCTGAAGAACACCATAGACTGGGCCTCCAGCCCCGTGGCCGGCCACCCGGTGTGGACCGATGTGACGCGCCCCTTCGCCGGCAAGGTGGTGGGGGTGCTGAGCGCCTCCAACGGCGCACTGGGCGGCCTGCGCTCGCAAAGTCACCTGGCACCCATGCTGGTCAACCTGGGCTGCTGGCTGGCGCCGCGCAACTACGCACTGGCGCGCGCGGCCAGCGCCTTCGATGAGCATGGCCAGCTCACCGACGCAGCCCAGCGCGAGCAGGTGCGCGGCGTGGTGGAGCAGGTGCTGTGGGCGGCACGGCGGCTCACCGATTGAGTCTTGGTCATGGACTGCCGCCCCGGCTGCGGCGCCTGCTGCACCGCGCCGTCCATCTCGTCGCCGATTCCGGGCATGCCGGACGGCAAGCCGGCAGGCGTACCCTGCGTACAGCTCGACGAACAGCTGCGCTGCCGCCTCTTCGGCCAGCCCGAGCGCCCAGAGGTTTGCCGTTCGCTGCACCCGCATGCACAGATGTGCGGCGACTCACGCCAGGAAGCCGAGGCCTATCTTCTGCGGCTGGAGCAGTTAACCCTGCCCGCTGATCCGCCTACCCCTGCAAGGACGGCGCACAAGGCATAGGATCGACAGGTTTCGTCAACCACAGGAGAACCACCGAATGAAGCTGTACTACTCCCCCGGCGCCTGCTCGCTCTCGCCCCACATCGTGCTGCACGAAGCCGGCCTGGCCTACGAGCCGGTGCTGGCCAGCACCAAGACGCACCAGCTGGCCGACGGCACGGATTTCTACACCATCAACCCCCTGGGCTATGTGCCGGTGCTGGAGCTGGACGACGGCACCCGCCTGCGCGAAGGCCCGGCCATCGTGCAATACCTGGCCGACCAGGCGCCGCACAAAAACCTGGCACCAGCCCATGGCACGCTGGGCCGCTACCGCCTGCAGGAGTGGCTGACCTTCATAGGCACCGAGATCCACAAGAGCTTCAGCCCGCTCTTCGTGCCCAGCACGCCCGAGGATTACAAACCCCAGGTCAAGCAACGGCTGCTGGCACGCCTGCAATGGGTGGATAGCGAGCTCGCCGGCAAACCCTATCTGATGGGCGAGCAGTTCAGCGTGGCCGATGCCTATCTGTTCACCGTAACCAACTGGGGGCAGTACGTCGGCCTGGACATTTCACAGCTGAAAAACCTCGTCGCCTACCGCGAACGCATTGCCGCCCGCCCAGCCGTGCAGGCGGCAATGAAGGCCGAAGGCCTGCTGAAGTAAGTGCCCCACCGGCCCCTGTTTCACGTGAAACAGGGGCCTTTGTCTTTCCCCTCTGCCGCCACACGCATGACCACCTTGTTTGATCCCATCCGGGCTGGAGACCTGCATCTGGCCAACCGCATCGCCATGGCGCCGCTGACGCGCAACCGCTCGCCGCAGGCGGTGCCGGGCGACATGGCGGTCACCTACTACGCCCAGCGCGCCAGCGCCGGTCTGTTGATCACCGAGGCCACGGCCATCAGCCAGCAGGGCCAGGGCTATTCCGATGTGCCAGGCCTGTACGACAGCGAGCAGCTGCAGGGCTGGAAGAAAGTCACCCAGGCCGTGCATGCCCAGGGCGGCAAAATCGTCACCCAGCTCTGGCATGTGGGGCGCGTGTCGCACTGCAGCCTGCAGCCGGGCAACGCCGCACCCGTGGCGCCATCGGCCCTGCGCGCCCAGGCCAAGACCTATGTGGTGGATGCCGCCACCGGCCAGGGTCAGTTTGTGCCCACATCGTCCCCGCGCGCGCTGAAGGCCCAAGAGCTGCCCGACATCGTGCACCACTATGCCGCCGCGGCGCGCAATGCCGTGCACACTGCCGGGTTTGACGGCGTGGAGCTGCACGGCGCCAATGGCTATCTGCTGGACCAGTTCCTCAAGGACGGGGCCAACCAGCGCCGCGACGACTACGGCGGCGCCATTGCCAACCGTGTACGCCTGACGCTGGAAGTCGTGCGCGCCGTGGTCGAGGCCGTGGGTGGCGGCCGCGTGGGCATACGCCTGTCGCCGGTTACTCCATCCAACGACATTTATGACAGCCATCCGCAACCACTGTTCGAACACCTGGCGCAACAGCTGGCGCCCCTGGGCCTGGCCTATCTCCACGTGATCGAGGGCTCGACCGGCGGCCCGCGCGAGATCGCTGACCGCCCCTTCGACTACGCCGCCTTCAAGGCCGCCTACCGCAATGCCGGCGGGCGCGGCGCCTGGATGGTGAACAACGGCTATGACCGCGCCCTGGCCCTGCAGGCCGTGGCCAGCGGCCATGCCGACATGGTGGCCTTTGGCCGGGCCTATATTGCCAACCCCGACCTGGTGCTGCGCCTGCACCGTGACGAGCCACTGAACGAATGGGATCGAACCACCTTCTACGGCGGCGGCGCCAAGGGCTATATCGACTACCCCGCCCTCGGGTAGCAGCGACGGTTGCCACGCGCGCGTAGGAGCGGCTTCAGCCGGCAAAGTCCAGCTGCACGCGGCAGCCCTGCCCCGGCGCGCTGTCTATATGCAGCGTGGCGCCCAGCTGCTGGGCCTGTTCGCGCAGGCCGACGAGTCCGAAATGGCCATCCGGTATAGCGCCGGGGTCAAAGCCGCAGCCATCGTCGCGCAGCACCAGCCGCCAGGGCGCGGGGGCGTCGCCACCGGCATCGGGCGCATCCAGGGGCGCCAGCGACAAGCTCACCTGATGCGCCCCGGCATGGCGCTCCACATTGCGCAGCGCCTCGCGCGCCATGGCCAGCACCATGGCGGCGCGCTCGTCCACCAGGTCGGCGGCGGCGGCATCGATATGCGCCTCCACCTGCGCTGCGCTGCGCTCGGCAAAGCGCTGCAACAAGGCCTGCAGTTCGGGCCCCAGGCCGTTGTCGTGCACGCCGGCGTCGCGCATCTGGCCTATGGCCGCGCGCGCCTCCGCCAGGCCGCTGGCGGCCAGGGTTTCGGTGTCCGCCAGCTCGGCATCCAGCTGTTCGCGGCTCCAGCTTGGGCCCAGCTTGCGCATCAGGCGGATCTGCGTCAGCAGCGCCATCAGCGAATGCGCCAGCGTGTCATGCAGGCCGCGCGCCAGGCGCAGGCGCTCGCGCGTCACGGCCGCATGGCGCGCATCCTGCGCCAGCCGCTCGATGCGCGCGGTGCGCGCCGCCACGCGCGCGTCCAGATCGGCGTTGAGCCGGGTCAGCGCGGCCTTCTCGTCCTGCCAATGGCCAATCAGCTGGGCCAGCGTCACGCCGATGACGTGCACCTCATCGCGCCCGGTGGGGATGTCCACGGCCTGGCGCCGGCCCTGGCCTACCTGCTGCGCCTGGCGCGCCAGCGCGTCCAGCCGGCGCAGCAGCCAGCGCGCCACCACCACGGCCGCCAGCGCCGCCAGCAGGCCCACGACCAGCACGCCCATCAGCACCGCCCGGTGCGTCTGCCGTGCCGGCGCCAGCGCCTGCGCGGCCGCCTCGCGCACCCACAGCTGCCAGACGGCCTCGGGGCTGGCCTGCCCTGCCCCGGCATCGGCCGCAGGCGCCGCGCTGGCATGGCCCAGCAGATAGCGGCCGGCGGCGCTCAGGTCACCGCCCGGGGGCAGCGCGCGCGCCGATGCTGGCCCGGCCAGCACCTGGCCACCAGGGCCGGTCAGCAGCAGCTCCACCGGCGTGCCATCACCGATGGCGCGCAGCTGCGCATCCAGCTCGGCCTGCAGCCACAGCCAGGGCAACTGCGCCAGCAGCACGCCCGGGGCGGCGCCCTCGCGCGCCATCATGGGCACGGCCAGCACCAGCGTGTCCAGCGCCCCTTGTGCATGGCTGCGGTGCAGCACCACCACCGGCGCCAGGCGCGCGCGTGCCAGCCAAGCCTGGCCCGGCAGCAGGTCGGCGTCCTGCAACGCGGCCGTGGCCGCCAGCCAGCGGCCCTGGCCGTCGATGGCGCCCAGCCAACCCAGCTCGGGCTGCTGGATCTGCAGCGCGGCCAGCCGCGCCTGCCAGTCGGCACCACGCTCGGGCTGCAGCGGCCATTGCGCGGCCGTGGCGCGCATGGCCGCCAGGCGCAGCTGCAGCTGAGTCAGCAGCGCATCGGCGGCCTGGTTGGCGGTCTGCTGCAGGCGCACCCTGGCGGCGGCTGCCACCTGGCGCTCGGCCTCGCTGGCAGCCCATTCGGCGGCCAGCAGCGCACCCACGACCACCAACGAGAACATGGCCCAGCCCAGCGCCGCGGCAAAGTGGCGCCACGGGTTCAGGCGCCGCCACCAGGGCTCGCGCGGCGGCGGCACGCCATCGGGGTCGGTGGGCTGGATTAAGCTGCGGCGCATGCGAGACAAGGTCTATCCGATCGAGGCATTGTGCGGCAGCCACGCCGCCAGGAGGCAATGGCCATGAACCCAGACACCGATACCCCGCTGCGCCTGCTGGTGGTCGATGACCAGCCCATCATCCGCCGCGGCCTGGCGCTGATGCTGGGCGCCGAGCCGGGCATCCGCGTGGTGGGCCAGGCCGCCGACGGCCAGGAGGCGCTGGACCTGGCCCTGGCACTGCACCCCGACGTGGTGCTGATGGACCTGCAGATGCCGCACATGGGCGGCGTGGCCGCCACGCGCCAGATCACCCAGGCGCTGGCGCAGACGCGGGTGGTGGTGCTGACCACCTTTGACGACGACGAGCGCGTGTTCGAGGCCGTGCTGGCCGGCGCCCAGGCCTATCTGCTCAAGGACGCGACCGAGGCCGAGCTGCTGGAGACCGTGCGCGCCGTGCACCGCGGCGAATCGCGCCTGTCGCCCACCGTGGCGCGCAAGGTGCTGAACCAGTTCCGCGCCCTGGCGCAGGCCGTGGCCGCGCCGCCCGGGCCGGCGCCGGACAAGCCCGCGCCACCGACCGCTGACCTGGCACAGGAGCCGCTGACGGACAAGGAAGAGCGCGTCTTGACGCTGCTCGCCGAGGGCCTGCCCAACCGCGAGATTGCGGCGCAGATGTTCCTGGCCGAGGGCACCATCAAGAACTACGTCAGCCGCATCATGGAGAAGCTGCATGCGCGCAACCGCACCGAGCTGGCCGTGCTGGCGGCCGGTCGGCACGAGTGAGCCTTTATTTCTTGGCCTTCGCCTTGCCCTTCTCCGAGGCCATGCTGCTCTGCATCACATGGTCGTAGGCCGACTTGCTCAGGTTGAGCTTGCAGAACTCGTCGAGCTCGGGCTGTATGGTCTCCGTGCCCTCGATGTCCAGGATCGCGTCGCGCTTGCCCTTGGCGCCATGGCCGACGGCGTAGTAGATGAACTTGGGCTTGATCGTCTCATCCAGTGCCAGATAGTCCTGGCAAGTGGTCTTGACGACGGGCTGGGCCGCCGCCGGGGCCGCGGCATGGGCCATGGACATGCCGGCGCCGAACACCAGGGCCAGGGCGGACAGGGTGGGAATGACTTTCATCGCGAACTCCTTGATGCATGAAAACAGCGGGGCCTGCACAGCGACCTAGCGCCCCCGCGATGCGCTAAATAGTCAAGCCTGGGCGCCGGCCAGTCCATGGCTTTGCACCTCGGTGCCGCCGGCCTCGGCCAGCAGTTGCTGCACGCGCGGCGCCTCGTCCTCGGTGCAATGCACGGACACCAGGAAGGCGTCGGCCTTCAGGGCCTCCTCGTAGCGCACCACCGAGTTCCTGGGTATGCCCAGGCCGGTGAGCGCGCCCACCAGGGCCGAGGCGCCGCCGGCCAGCACCGCGCCCTCGATGCCGCCAACCAGCATCGAGGCCAGCGGCCCCAGCACCACCAGCGACCCGACCACGGGAACGAAGAAAAAGCCCGAGCCCACCAGCAGCCCCGCCAGGCCGCCCCAGAAGGCGCCGTACCTGCCGAAGTACCAGGCGCGCTCGCCGACGTTGACAAAGCCGGCGGCCTGCTCCTCGCTGTGGTAGTTCTTGCCGATGATGGAGATGGCCGGCAGCGCGATGCCGGCAGCGGCCAGCTGGCGCACGGCGGCGTCGGCGCCCTCGTGCATGCCGAACAGCCCGAGCACGATCTGGTTGCCCAGGGCCTTGGTGTCAGTGTTGGATGAAGTCATGACGGTCTCCGGTCGCTGTGGATGCAATCACTGCATGAACCAGCCATGGCTCACCACCAGCGACTGGCCGGTGAGCGCATTGCTGGGGAAGGCGGCAAAGGTCAGGGCCACCTGGGCCACGTCGTCCACGGTGGTGAATTCGCCATCCACGGTGTCCTTGAGCATCACGGTCTTGACCACCGCGTCCTCGCTGATGCCCAGCTCCTGCGCCTGCTCGGGGATCTGTTTTTCAACCAGCGGCGTGCGCACAAAGCCCGGGCAGATCACGTTGCTGCGGATGTTGTGCGTCGCGCCCTCCTTGGCGATGACCTTGGCCAGGCCCTCCAGGCCATGCTTGGCGGCCACGTAGGGACTCTTGAGCTTGGAGGCCTCCTTGGAGTGCACCGAGCCCATGAACAAAATGCTGCCGCCACGGCCCGAGGCGATCATCTGCCGCACCGCCGCGCGCGAGGTGAGAAAGCCGCCGTCCAGATGCACGGCAATCAGCTTCTTCCAGTCGGCAAACTGGAAGTCCTCGATGGGCGCGACGATCTGGATGCCGGCGTTGCTCACCAGGATGTCCACCGCGCCCAGGGCGTTTTGCACCTGCGCGAAGCCGGCGTCCACCGCCGCCTCGTCGGTCACGTCCATGGCCACCGCCAGGGTCTTCACGCCGCGCAGCGCAATCGCCGCGGCCGTGGCCTGGGCCTCCTGCAGCTTCAGGTCGGCAATGACGATGTTGGCGCCGGCGTCGGCAAACACCTCGGCGATGCGCTTGCCTATGCCGCTGGCCGAGCCGGTGACCAGCGCCGTCTTGCCCTTGAGGCTGAGCGTGGTGCTGGCATGTACTGCTGTGTTGTTCATGGTGCTCTCCTGTATTTGTGAACGAAAACCTGCGCTAGCGCTTTCCTGACAAGCGCAAACAGCTATTGTTTTGATAGTCACCCAGGCGGGTGGGCAGGGTGCACGCCGTCCGCCAGCCTGGCCCAGGCCTGGGCGCGTACTTGGCTGATGTTCATGGCTTGCCCTCCTGGTGCAGCGGCGGCAGGGTGCGCGCGTCGCTGGCGTCGGGTTCGTGGTCGAAGACGCGAAATTCGCCGGGCCGGGCCGGCCCGCTGTGCGCCAGCAGCTGCAGCGAGGCGCCCATGTCGGCGCTGCCGGCCTGCCAGTGCTCGACCATGGACAGGCGCGAAAACTCATAGTCCTTGGTCTGCGTCTCGTAGCTCTTGCGCCGGTGGATGACATGCACCAGCGTGATCGGCGCGTCTGTGGTGCCGGCCAGCAGCGCCTGCACCTCGGCGCTGGCGCGCTGCTCGGGCGGCAGATGCTCGGCAAGCGCGCGCAGGCGCTGGTGCAGCAGGTGGCGATCACGCACCTGGTCGCTGACCAGGCGCGTACGGCTGGAAAAGCGGATGTCCTTCTGGCGCTCCTCGGTGTCGGCCAGCGTCTCCGGCAGCTTGCCGCGGGCGCGGAACAGGTCGATCTGGAACACCGTCACCGGCCGCTCGCTGCTGCCTTCCAGCTGGTTCATCACATAGGTCAGCGGGGTGTTGGAGACCAGGCCGCCGTCCCAGTACCAGCGCTGGCCTATGGGCACGGCGCCAAAGCCCGGCGGCAGCGCGCCGCTGGCCATCACATGCTCGGGGCCGATGCGCTCGCGCCGGTTATCGAAATAGGTGAAGTTGCCGCTTTGCACGTCCACCGCGCCCACCGAAAAGCGCATCGCGCCGCTGTTGAGGTAGCCAAAATCGACCAGCTCCAGCAGCGTCTCGCGCAGCGGCGTGGTGTCATACCAGCTGGCCGGCGGCTGCGGCCACCAGGCGATGAGCGGGCGCGGCGTGAAAAAGCCCGGCACGCCCAGGCTGGCGCCCCACAGGGCCATGGCATCGTCCCACCAGCTGCGCACGGACGAGAGCAGCTGCGCATCGGGGCGCACCGGCAGCATCAGGCTGACGCGCTCCCAAAAGGCATGCAGGCGCTGCACGCGCCGCCCGGGTGGGTTGCCGGCGATCAGCGCCGCGTTGATGGCGCCAATCGAGATGCCCGCCACCCAGTCCAGGTCTTGCGACCAGCGATCCAGCGCCTCAAACGCGCCGGCCTGGTAGGCGCCCAGCGCCCCGCCGCCCTGCAGCACCAGGGCGCTCAAAGGCGCCGGGCCGGTCTGTGTGCG
Protein-coding regions in this window:
- the mnmG gene encoding tRNA uridine-5-carboxymethylaminomethyl(34) synthesis enzyme MnmG — protein: MLYPQEFDVIVVGGGHAGTEAALAAARMGCATLLLTHNIETLGQMSCNPSIGGIGKGHLVKEVDALGGAMALATDEAGIQFRILNSSKGPAVRATRAQADRILYKAAIRRMLENQPKLWLFQQAVDDLMVEGDRVVGAVTQIGLQFRARTVVLTAGTFLDGKIHVGLNNYAAGRAGDPPAVSLSARLKELRLPQGRLKTGTPPRIDGRSIDFAQCEEQPGDGMPGGVNEGQVPVFSFMGSRAMHPRQVPCWITHTNARTHEIIKSGFDRSPMFTGKIEGVGPRYCPSVEDKINRFADKESHQIFLEPEGLTTHEFYPNGISTSLPFDIQLALVRSMKGLENAHILRPGYAIEYDYFDPRALKSSFETRAIQGLFFAGQINGTTGYEEAAAQGLFAGLNAALQCRGQAPWLPARDEAYLGVLVDDLITKGVTEPYRMFTSRAEFRLQLREDNADMRLTEAGRRMGLVDDARWDAFSRKRDAVSRETERLKATWVNPRILAAAESERVLGKAIEHEYNLFDLLRRPDVGYASLMSLDGGKYASSAVSRETLGDLSAPVVEQVEIAAKYSGYIDRQKDEVQRAAHFEKLCLPDDLDYMQVAALSIEVRQALQKYRPETLGQASRIAGVTPAAISLLMVHLKKGGFKGFATEVAA
- a CDS encoding NAD(P)H-dependent oxidoreductase — translated: MKLLVFAGSTRQQSFNRRLARIAADLGREAGAEATLLELSELDIPMYNADLEARGTPADVIRLKEVLDAHPAWIICSPEYNGSYTGLLKNTIDWASSPVAGHPVWTDVTRPFAGKVVGVLSASNGALGGLRSQSHLAPMLVNLGCWLAPRNYALARAASAFDEHGQLTDAAQREQVRGVVEQVLWAARRLTD
- a CDS encoding YkgJ family cysteine cluster protein, whose protein sequence is MDCRPGCGACCTAPSISSPIPGMPDGKPAGVPCVQLDEQLRCRLFGQPERPEVCRSLHPHAQMCGDSRQEAEAYLLRLEQLTLPADPPTPARTAHKA
- the gstA gene encoding glutathione transferase GstA, producing MKLYYSPGACSLSPHIVLHEAGLAYEPVLASTKTHQLADGTDFYTINPLGYVPVLELDDGTRLREGPAIVQYLADQAPHKNLAPAHGTLGRYRLQEWLTFIGTEIHKSFSPLFVPSTPEDYKPQVKQRLLARLQWVDSELAGKPYLMGEQFSVADAYLFTVTNWGQYVGLDISQLKNLVAYRERIAARPAVQAAMKAEGLLK
- a CDS encoding alkene reductase, with translation MTTLFDPIRAGDLHLANRIAMAPLTRNRSPQAVPGDMAVTYYAQRASAGLLITEATAISQQGQGYSDVPGLYDSEQLQGWKKVTQAVHAQGGKIVTQLWHVGRVSHCSLQPGNAAPVAPSALRAQAKTYVVDAATGQGQFVPTSSPRALKAQELPDIVHHYAAAARNAVHTAGFDGVELHGANGYLLDQFLKDGANQRRDDYGGAIANRVRLTLEVVRAVVEAVGGGRVGIRLSPVTPSNDIYDSHPQPLFEHLAQQLAPLGLAYLHVIEGSTGGPREIADRPFDYAAFKAAYRNAGGRGAWMVNNGYDRALALQAVASGHADMVAFGRAYIANPDLVLRLHRDEPLNEWDRTTFYGGGAKGYIDYPALG
- a CDS encoding sensor histidine kinase, with amino-acid sequence MRRSLIQPTDPDGVPPPREPWWRRLNPWRHFAAALGWAMFSLVVVGALLAAEWAASEAERQVAAAARVRLQQTANQAADALLTQLQLRLAAMRATAAQWPLQPERGADWQARLAALQIQQPELGWLGAIDGQGRWLAATAALQDADLLPGQAWLARARLAPVVVLHRSHAQGALDTLVLAVPMMAREGAAPGVLLAQLPWLWLQAELDAQLRAIGDGTPVELLLTGPGGQVLAGPASARALPPGGDLSAAGRYLLGHASAAPAADAGAGQASPEAVWQLWVREAAAQALAPARQTHRAVLMGVLVVGLLAALAAVVVARWLLRRLDALARQAQQVGQGRRQAVDIPTGRDEVHVIGVTLAQLIGHWQDEKAALTRLNADLDARVAARTARIERLAQDARHAAVTRERLRLARGLHDTLAHSLMALLTQIRLMRKLGPSWSREQLDAELADTETLAASGLAEARAAIGQMRDAGVHDNGLGPELQALLQRFAERSAAQVEAHIDAAAADLVDERAAMVLAMAREALRNVERHAGAHQVSLSLAPLDAPDAGGDAPAPWRLVLRDDGCGFDPGAIPDGHFGLVGLREQAQQLGATLHIDSAPGQGCRVQLDFAG
- a CDS encoding response regulator, with the translated sequence MNPDTDTPLRLLVVDDQPIIRRGLALMLGAEPGIRVVGQAADGQEALDLALALHPDVVLMDLQMPHMGGVAATRQITQALAQTRVVVLTTFDDDERVFEAVLAGAQAYLLKDATEAELLETVRAVHRGESRLSPTVARKVLNQFRALAQAVAAPPGPAPDKPAPPTADLAQEPLTDKEERVLTLLAEGLPNREIAAQMFLAEGTIKNYVSRIMEKLHARNRTELAVLAAGRHE
- a CDS encoding HdeA family protein; protein product: MKVIPTLSALALVFGAGMSMAHAAAPAAAQPVVKTTCQDYLALDETIKPKFIYYAVGHGAKGKRDAILDIEGTETIQPELDEFCKLNLSKSAYDHVMQSSMASEKGKAKAKK
- a CDS encoding DUF1269 domain-containing protein, yielding MTSSNTDTKALGNQIVLGLFGMHEGADAAVRQLAAAGIALPAISIIGKNYHSEEQAAGFVNVGERAWYFGRYGAFWGGLAGLLVGSGFFFVPVVGSLVVLGPLASMLVGGIEGAVLAGGASALVGALTGLGIPRNSVVRYEEALKADAFLVSVHCTEDEAPRVQQLLAEAGGTEVQSHGLAGAQA
- a CDS encoding 3-hydroxybutyrate dehydrogenase codes for the protein MNNTAVHASTTLSLKGKTALVTGSASGIGKRIAEVFADAGANIVIADLKLQEAQATAAAIALRGVKTLAVAMDVTDEAAVDAGFAQVQNALGAVDILVSNAGIQIVAPIEDFQFADWKKLIAVHLDGGFLTSRAAVRQMIASGRGGSILFMGSVHSKEASKLKSPYVAAKHGLEGLAKVIAKEGATHNIRSNVICPGFVRTPLVEKQIPEQAQELGISEDAVVKTVMLKDTVDGEFTTVDDVAQVALTFAAFPSNALTGQSLVVSHGWFMQ
- a CDS encoding patatin-like phospholipase family protein: MPRRTQTGPAPLSALVLQGGGALGAYQAGAFEALDRWSQDLDWVAGISIGAINAALIAGNPPGRRVQRLHAFWERVSLMLPVRPDAQLLSSVRSWWDDAMALWGASLGVPGFFTPRPLIAWWPQPPASWYDTTPLRETLLELVDFGYLNSGAMRFSVGAVDVQSGNFTYFDNRRERIGPEHVMASGALPPGFGAVPIGQRWYWDGGLVSNTPLTYVMNQLEGSSERPVTVFQIDLFRARGKLPETLADTEERQKDIRFSSRTRLVSDQVRDRHLLHQRLRALAEHLPPEQRASAEVQALLAGTTDAPITLVHVIHRRKSYETQTKDYEFSRLSMVEHWQAGSADMGASLQLLAHSGPARPGEFRVFDHEPDASDARTLPPLHQEGKP